One window of the Candidatus Tisiphia endosymbiont of Sialis lutaria genome contains the following:
- a CDS encoding DNA (cytosine-5-)-methyltransferase, whose protein sequence is MYKFIDLFCGIGDFRIALEEKGMECVFSSDIDKDVQETYKRNFGEKPMGDISEIPEQKIPKHDILCAGFPCQPFSISGKQNGLHDINGKLFYEIIRIAQYHKPLILLLENVKNIMNIDNGNVIKTIDIKLDEIGYKYPTIFIL, encoded by the coding sequence ATGTACAAATTTATAGATTTATTTTGTGGTATTGGTGATTTTCGTATAGCTCTTGAAGAAAAAGGGATGGAGTGTGTTTTTTCATCAGATATTGATAAAGATGTGCAAGAAACTTATAAAAGGAATTTTGGAGAAAAGCCCATGGGTGATATTTCTGAGATTCCTGAGCAAAAAATACCAAAACATGATATTTTATGTGCCGGTTTTCCTTGTCAACCTTTTAGTATCTCCGGTAAACAGAATGGTCTACATGATATAAATGGTAAATTATTTTATGAAATAATTAGAATTGCACAATATCATAAACCATTAATATTATTGCTTGAGAATGTTAAAAATATTATGAATATTGATAATGGTAATGTTATTAAAACGATAGATATAAAACTTGATGAAATAGGATATAAGTACCCTACAATTTTTATTCTATAA
- a CDS encoding cytochrome c1 — protein MKDNKITSYIKFYLCLLILLVSNTITANEALPTKKIAWSFDGIFASVDRKAAQRGFQVYKEVCSVCHGLYNLYYRNLKDIGFSDEEIKEIAKNYTVQDGPNDAGEMFERPALPSDPFVRPYPNEQAARAANNGADPPDLSLIIKARPDGANYVYSILTGYTNPPENFKLMPGLSYNPYFPHSQIAMPAPLTDGQVQYIDGTNSSVEQMAMDVTVFLQWTAEPEMENRKSMGLKVMIFLVIFTIFFYISKNRIWQNVK, from the coding sequence ATGAAAGATAATAAAATTACCTCTTATATCAAATTTTACCTGTGTTTGTTAATTTTGTTAGTATCCAATACTATCACTGCCAACGAAGCATTACCTACAAAAAAGATTGCTTGGTCATTTGACGGAATTTTTGCTAGCGTTGATAGAAAAGCTGCCCAACGTGGCTTTCAAGTCTATAAAGAAGTATGTAGTGTGTGTCATGGTCTTTATAATTTATATTATCGTAATCTTAAAGATATAGGATTTTCAGATGAAGAAATTAAAGAAATAGCCAAAAATTATACGGTGCAAGATGGACCCAATGATGCAGGAGAAATGTTTGAAAGACCAGCTCTACCATCTGATCCATTTGTTCGCCCCTATCCTAACGAACAAGCAGCAAGAGCAGCCAATAACGGGGCAGACCCACCTGATTTATCATTGATCATTAAAGCAAGACCTGATGGGGCAAATTATGTATATTCTATACTTACTGGTTATACTAATCCTCCTGAGAATTTTAAATTAATGCCAGGATTAAGTTACAATCCATACTTTCCGCATAGTCAAATTGCCATGCCAGCTCCACTAACAGATGGACAAGTACAATATATAGACGGAACAAATTCATCGGTAGAACAAATGGCTATGGATGTTACCGTATTTTTACAATGGACTGCTGAACCTGAAATGGAAAACCGTAAATCTATGGGTTTGAAGGTAATGATATTTTTAGTAATTTTTACAATTTTCTTTTATATTTCTAAAAATAGAATTTGGCAAAATGTCAAGTAA
- a CDS encoding cytochrome b codes for MNESNYPEESNPNKSNPIIEWIDYRLPIFSFFKHLGEYRTPKNLSYLWNLGSIAGIALVIQIITGIILAMHYTPHVDYAFESVEKIMRNVNYGWLIRYIHSVGASMFFVVVYLHICRGLYYGSYKKPRELLWHIGIIIFLIMMATAFMGYVLPWGQMSYWGATVITNLFSAIPVIGKSIVTWLWGGFSVDNPTLNRFFALHYLLPFIIVALVLLHLVALHVHGSNNPKGIDVKSPKDTIPFHPYYTVKDFVGFGVYFLIFAFFVFFKPNYLGHPDNYVPANPLVTPTHIVPEWYFLPFYAILRAVPSKLGGVILMFSSILLLFVLPWLDSSKVRSANYRPMFRIAFWLFIADCLVLGYLGGKPAEDPYITLSRFAATYYFFHFFVAVPLISKYEKTLPLPDSI; via the coding sequence ATGAATGAAAGTAATTATCCTGAAGAATCCAATCCAAACAAATCCAATCCGATCATAGAATGGATCGACTACCGACTCCCTATTTTCTCGTTCTTTAAACATCTAGGCGAATACCGAACACCCAAAAATTTGAGTTACCTATGGAACTTAGGGTCAATAGCTGGTATTGCCTTAGTAATTCAGATAATCACTGGCATTATTTTGGCTATGCATTATACCCCTCACGTCGATTACGCCTTCGAGAGTGTTGAAAAAATTATGCGTAACGTCAATTATGGCTGGCTAATACGTTATATACACTCAGTTGGGGCATCAATGTTTTTTGTTGTCGTTTATCTACATATCTGTAGAGGGTTATATTATGGCTCGTACAAAAAACCTAGAGAGTTATTATGGCATATAGGCATAATAATTTTTCTTATCATGATGGCTACTGCCTTTATGGGATATGTGCTGCCTTGGGGACAAATGAGCTACTGGGGAGCAACTGTAATCACCAATTTATTTTCAGCTATACCTGTCATTGGCAAATCGATAGTTACCTGGCTTTGGGGAGGTTTTTCAGTTGATAACCCTACACTTAACAGATTCTTTGCTTTACATTATTTATTGCCTTTTATTATAGTAGCTTTAGTCTTACTTCATTTAGTAGCCCTACATGTTCATGGTTCAAATAACCCCAAGGGTATCGATGTTAAATCCCCTAAAGATACTATTCCTTTCCATCCATATTATACTGTAAAAGATTTTGTTGGATTTGGTGTTTATTTTCTAATATTTGCTTTTTTTGTCTTTTTCAAACCAAATTATTTAGGACATCCTGACAATTACGTACCAGCTAATCCTTTGGTTACTCCAACTCATATAGTTCCAGAATGGTATTTTTTGCCATTTTATGCTATTTTACGGGCAGTACCGTCAAAGCTAGGTGGGGTAATATTAATGTTTTCTAGTATTTTGTTATTATTTGTTTTACCTTGGCTTGATAGCTCAAAAGTTAGAAGTGCCAATTATCGACCAATGTTCCGTATAGCTTTTTGGCTGTTCATAGCTGATTGTTTGGTACTTGGATATCTTGGAGGAAAACCAGCCGAAGACCCTTATATTACCTTAAGTAGATTTGCTGCTACTTACTATTTCTTTCATTTTTTCGTTGCAGTACCACTAATTAGCAAGTATGAGAAAACTTTGCCATTACCGGATTCTATATGA
- the petA gene encoding ubiquinol-cytochrome c reductase iron-sulfur subunit produces MSNTNCYDKATRRDFITLTASSMVVVGAACATYPLVSSFNPSADVLALSSIEVDLSQIQPGQTVTVKWQGKPVFITNRTPEKIAEARNVNLAELMDPELDQDRVKSGHDKWLVTIGICTHLGCVPLANQGDYDGWFCPCHGSQYDSSGRVRKGPAPLNLAVPPYEFISDTKIKIG; encoded by the coding sequence ATGTCAAATACTAATTGTTATGATAAGGCAACTCGTAGAGATTTTATAACCTTAACTGCTAGCAGTATGGTTGTGGTTGGAGCAGCGTGTGCTACATATCCTCTTGTTAGTTCATTTAACCCTTCAGCAGATGTTCTTGCCCTATCTTCAATAGAAGTGGATTTATCTCAAATCCAACCAGGGCAAACTGTTACTGTTAAATGGCAAGGCAAGCCGGTTTTTATTACTAATAGAACTCCAGAAAAAATCGCTGAAGCAAGAAATGTAAATCTCGCCGAGCTAATGGATCCTGAGCTTGACCAAGATAGAGTTAAATCTGGGCATGATAAGTGGTTGGTGACTATAGGCATTTGCACCCATTTGGGTTGCGTACCACTTGCAAACCAAGGCGATTATGACGGTTGGTTTTGCCCATGCCATGGCTCTCAGTATGATTCATCTGGTCGAGTACGCAAAGGACCAGCTCCTTTAAATTTGGCTGTTCCACCATATGAATTTATTTCCGATACAAAAATTAAAATCGGATAA